The genomic stretch TAGAGTTCCAATACAATGTAAACTTacaataaatcaaaaatttaacGAAGAAATTGTGGATGAAGATTGCTACTACTCTAAAAACTCTGGATCTATTTTTGTGAATGAATGTGATGAGGATTCTTCTCTTGTATCAGAAAACATTACTTCTACTAGCTCAGCCAATGCAGAttctatttcaaatttgggTTCCAACCCTCCAACAAATTTAAACCATTCTGTTAGTTTACGAATTAACCAAGAACAGAACAATTCATCTGGGACATCTTTTAAGCAGTATAAGATTATTagaattgaaagaaataagCCAAACTgtaaagaaatatttgataaacCGGATGGCGACAATCGCCCTTCTTCTCAGGAAATCCCCTCTCAAGATCAAGAATGGGAAGTCTTATATGAATGTATCCATTTCGGAAAGGTTACTATTCCAATTTCCTCTGTTTTTCAAGACAAACTTGCCGAACTACCCGTCTTGGACTATTCATTCTACAAAAATTCAACGTTTTATAAGGCAAATGAGAATCTAGTTTCTGTGTTTTGGAAATCAAGAAACACCAATTGTACTCAAGGCCATGAGAGTAATCTTTTGAAAAGCAATACTGTGGAAGAATGGACTTTGATTCATGGCAAAAAGGCGGACTCCTGTGATTCAATTGTTGTTAATAGGCCAAATGATTCAAACTTAAAAGATAGCCGAGCATTTCTAAAAGATATAGATCATGAAAGAGAGCCAAAATTAAGGTCCAGATTCAAAAGTGAGAGTAGAATGCATGATGGTTTAATCTCTTCTGggaatgaaaaaaatgaaagcAATTTTTGTGAATATCAAAATAGAGTTTATAGTGATGAAAGCTCTCAATTTGAGGTCGGATCGAATTTCAAGCATTTAAATTGGTACCATTTATACCCAAGAACTAGTGAAATGGTTAAATATGTCAGGCCAGTGCCAGGAATCACAGAATACGGGCTTTCAAATCCAATAAAAACTTTAGGATTTATTCAGATCGGACTAAATTTTGAGACAGAGTGCTGTTCTAAGATTAGCCTTTTAACTAGCTCCTATTTGAGTATGGTAACTGAGAAGCCTATCACAAGGTGGATCCTTCCTTCAGGGTTTGAGCCACAGTATTTTCAGATGTATGCTGAAAGTTTAAAAATGTTACTAGAGCATTATCCGAGATGGATACccaaattcttcttcttaCTGAACTTCAGAATTCCGAGATCTAGGTTTGATAGGGTAATGATTTCCTTATTTTGGGCAATAATTACGTTTGGAGCTTTCAAGGCTAAcagttttttctttttttcatgGATTTTTATGGTTATCCTCCCATTATTAATCTCTTTAACATATAGATTTGGGTCGCAGATTGCTTCTAGAATCCATCAAGACTTCCTTAccagaattaatattgaagaacAAAAGAGAAAGAGTATAACAAGTGCTCTCTCGCAAAAAGGTAATGCTAATATTAAACAGaaaagtaatattagtcaaaataataagacGATGAATCTGATAAACTCTACATCTGGAAATATCTGGAAGATGTTCCAGCCTATactaaatattaaatatcaCTCATCATTAATGATAGGCGATGGAGACTTTATTGAGGAGAATATAGATGTAAAACCATTAAATAATGGCACaggaaaagaaaagaaggaTTCTTCCTTTACCAAAATTGTGGATGAAATCTGTGAAAAGGACTTTTCTAATCTCATTCCCAAAGAAGTATACTTTGGTGATAAAGTAACAAGCAGAGAATACTGTACACAATACGATCTATCCAATGGGGACGGATATATATGTTTGGCTAGAACATTAAATAACTCATTGTTAGGGAATAAGGAGAAAGGTAGAGAGGAAGAACTGAGAAGATTGAATTTATCGAACAATGATGCATCAAATTTATCTCCACAGTTTGAAAAGCAAAAGTGGGAAAGAGCCCAAGAACATAAAGAAGATTTGAAAACAGAAAAATCAATGGAAGACAAAAATGATGAGGCAAGGTTTCGACAAAA from Cryptosporidium parvum Iowa II chromosome 8, whole genome shotgun sequence encodes the following:
- a CDS encoding apicomplexan specific membrane protein, 4+ transmembrane domain, producing the protein MKLVRKVAGSKFLNKQPIVEVEPNIYAVRDEQSGIYKSVRDSRSLGVLTVSIERAIISPMGFDRNIRNFITKENAEWVFELALQGQMLVSQPVSTKDFILEIPVNSPMLLSPTKSYGNTSLAFLDEKHESRPSFGVESRNSSAEREKEKVSGVGAREVFFNFKESFQVTDISSDMNLDLICRVPIQCKLTINQKFNEEIVDEDCYYSKNSGSIFVNECDEDSSLVSENITSTSSANADSISNLGSNPPTNLNHSVSLRINQEQNNSSGTSFKQYKIIRIERNKPNCKEIFDKPDGDNRPSSQEIPSQDQEWEVLYECIHFGKVTIPISSVFQDKLAELPVLDYSFYKNSTFYKANENLVSVFWKSRNTNCTQGHESNLLKSNTVEEWTLIHGKKADSCDSIVVNRPNDSNLKDSRAFLKDIDHEREPKLRSRFKSESRMHDGLISSGNEKNESNFCEYQNRVYSDESSQFEVGSNFKHLNWYHLYPRTSEMVKYVRPVPGITEYGLSNPIKTLGFIQIGLNFETECCSKISLLTSSYLSMVTEKPITRWILPSGFEPQYFQMYAESLKMLLEHYPRWIPKFFFLLNFRIPRSRFDRVMISLFWAIITFGAFKANSFFFFSWIFMVILPLLISLTYRFGSQIASRIHQDFLTRINIEEQKRKSITSALSQKGNANIKQKSNISQNNKTMNLINSTSGNIWKMFQPILNIKYHSSLMIGDGDFIEENIDVKPLNNGTGKEKKDSSFTKIVDEICEKDFSNLIPKEVYFGDKVTSREYCTQYDLSNGDGYICLARTLNNSLLGNKEKGREEELRRLNLSNNDASNLSPQFEKQKWERAQEHKEDLKTEKSMEDKNDEARFRQNLQGSGGIVETPFGELRLGLKIPYDNKVVSIFFDDQDLEPIQTQLSNLLAIVELVQQSFASFSTLLMKLKNSLNFEDPLLPFLTLSILVILTIILNLGLYLFNLIMGNQKMAFLLRGFLLIKFIRWVIMKDPFNNVQLEIFNKKQRIDPDIFGQNRIIKPLFNRYFKLISSEDQNMLILLSSLEIYDYYPDRFVHRQGNLCKPDDLTERNKEKRRGVTEPIRILSINMEEYLFFYVVKFTCIYVLLLGSFINTLQYIFTSKFSATFARILLLWWYSIPDIREIQHRCIASTQLIGNLDDLLNDNEENPIHFKVINGNSYGIGENKKAEESRPEASGTKADLFLKQFYFGKNSNYIKKSTITTSSMSQGEQLDQESSALSRSLGSLPSKSKYSETGTPSATSSKKSLIEYILPINKEQNSNVRQESDSKSEKNNTQSSYEVLESLLEGIYPINKSKKQD